One genomic window of Salvia miltiorrhiza cultivar Shanhuang (shh) chromosome 4, IMPLAD_Smil_shh, whole genome shotgun sequence includes the following:
- the LOC131021633 gene encoding benzyl alcohol O-benzoyltransferase-like — MLCSRHAKMVSSKTLTFKVMRKNLELVSPAESIPYEFKYLSDIDDQDSFRRYFPLINFYEKNPSMEGKDPVKIIRDAVAKALVFYYPLAGRLREYVGRKLVVECTGQGVVFIEADADVMLHHFGDTLYPPFPNLEDLLPHMPNHDDEIINSPLLLIQVTRLKCGGFIIAYLFNHTMCDAAGLFQFLSAVGELACGATLPSIMPVWQRHLLSARHPPRPSIPHPEFHHLVSDICIPHQQMAERSFFFSAADISTLRRSLPPHLQSCSRFEIVAGCAWRCRTIALSPKPDEEVRFLGVVDMRKRMNPPLPLGYYGNALAALPAVTTAEELSKKPLHLAVELVRKAKEEATEEYLRSVADLMVMRGRPPSGPILTKIGPGANYYMVSDFTHGGFKQVDLGWGAAAYGGIAIGVDCPFYQTTWYVSFNNVIVVPVCLPLKALQIFEKQLQMMMMAARTTSAL; from the exons ATGTTGTGTTCAAGACATGCAAAGATGGTTTCATCTAAAACCCTAACCTTCAAAGTTATGAGAAAAAATCTAGAGCTAGTCTCTCCGGCAGAATCCATACCATATGAATTCAAATATCTCTCCGATATAGACGATCAAGATAGCTTCCGAAGATATTTTCCATTGATAAATTTCTACGAAAAGAATCCCTCCATGGAAGGGAAAGATCCTGTGAAAATTATTCGTGATGCTGTTGCCAAAGCCTTGGTGTTTTACTACCCATTGGCCGGGCGACTGAGGGAATACGTCGGTCGGAAGCTGGTGGTGGAGTGCACCGGCCAGGGGGTGGTCTTCATCGAGGCTGACGCCGATGTAATGTTGCACCACTTTGGAGATACCCTTTATCCACCCTTCCCCAACTTAGAAGACCTTCTTCCTCATATGCCAAACCACGATGATGAAATCATCAATTCTCCTCTCTTGCTTATTCag GTTACTCGTCTAAAATGTGGCGGATTTATCATTGCTTATCTCTTCAATCACACAATGTGCGATGCTGCTGGCCTTTTCCAATTTCTCTCCGCCGTCGGCGAACTTGCTTGTGGCGCCACGCTCCCTTCTATTATGCCGGTTTGGCAACGGCATCTCCTCTCCGCTCGTCACCCGCCGCGCCCCTCGATTCCCCACCCCGAATTTCATCATCTCGTATCCGACATATGCATCCCGCATCAACAAATGGCGGAGCGCTCCTTCTTCTTTAGCGCCGCCGACATCTCCACCCTCCGCCGCAGCCTGCCGCCGCATCTCCAGAGCTGCTCCAGATTCGAAATCGTGGCAGGCTGCGCCTGGCGCTGTCGGACAATCGCCCTCTCTCCCAAACCTGATGAAGAGGTTAGGTTCTTGGGCGTGGTGGATATGCGAAAGCGAATGAACCCTCCGCTTCCACTGGGATACTACGGCAACGCTCTAGCTGCCCTACCGGCCGTCACAACTGCTGAGGAATTATCAAAGAAGCCGCTGCACTTGGCGGTGGAACTGGTGAGGAAAgccaaagaggaagccacggAGGAGTACCTGAGATCGGTGGCGGATCTGATGGTGATGAGAGGTCGCCCCCCTTCAGGGCCGATCCTGACAAAAATAGGGCCCGGGGCGAACTA TTACATGGTGTCGGACTTTACGCATGGGGGTTTCAAGCAAGTGGATCTTGGGTGGGGCGCGGCGGCGTATGGTGGGATCGCGATAGGCGTTGATTGTCCTTTTTATCAAACAACTTGGTATGTATCTTTTAACAATGTCATAGTGGTGCCAGTTTGTCTACCCCTCAAAGCACTGCAAATCTTCGAGAAACAGCTTCAGATGATGATGATGGCTGCTCGAACAACTTCAGCTTTGTAA